One window of the Bradyrhizobium sp. NP1 genome contains the following:
- a CDS encoding IlvD/Edd family dehydratase → MADGLRKGLTSYGDAGFSLFLRKAFIKAMGYSNDALDRPIVGITNTYSDYNPCHGNVPDIIEAVKRGVMLSGAMPFVFPTISIAESFAYPTSMYLRNLMAMDTEEMIRAQPMDAVVVIGGCDKTLPAQIMAAISADLPTVVIPVGPMVVGHHKGEVLGACTDCRRLWAKYRAGEIDDAEIEAVNGRLAPSVGTCMVMGTASTMACITEALGLSLPMSATIPAPHAERFRSAEASGRVAAGMAKARGPRPSEILNQASFRNAQVVLQAIGGSTNGLIHLTAIANRTSLRIDLEAFDRLGREVPVLVDLKPSGDHYMEHFHHAGGVPKLMAQLGNLIDLDAKTITGQTLREVVAAAEEVPGQDAIRPRNHPIKPEGALAILHGNLAPRGAVIKQSAASERLLQHTGRAVVFESVEDMTLRVDDPDLDVTADDVLVLRNAGPKGAPGMPEAGYLPIPKKLARAGVKDMVRISDARMSGTAFGTIVLHITPEAAVGGPLALVKTGDMIRLDVAKRSIELLVEASELEKRRAALKPAATPDWARRGYAQLFNESILQADEGCDFDFLREQGKG, encoded by the coding sequence ATGGCAGACGGGCTTCGCAAGGGACTGACGAGTTATGGCGATGCCGGCTTTTCGCTGTTCCTGCGCAAGGCCTTTATCAAGGCGATGGGCTATTCCAACGATGCGCTCGATCGCCCGATCGTCGGCATCACCAACACCTATAGCGACTACAACCCTTGCCACGGCAACGTCCCTGACATCATCGAGGCGGTGAAGCGCGGCGTGATGCTGTCGGGTGCGATGCCCTTCGTGTTTCCGACCATCTCGATCGCCGAGAGCTTTGCCTATCCGACCTCGATGTATCTGCGCAACCTGATGGCGATGGATACCGAGGAGATGATCCGCGCCCAGCCGATGGACGCGGTGGTCGTGATCGGCGGCTGCGACAAGACGCTGCCGGCGCAGATCATGGCCGCGATCTCCGCCGACCTGCCGACAGTCGTCATTCCCGTCGGGCCCATGGTGGTCGGCCATCACAAGGGCGAGGTGCTCGGCGCCTGTACCGATTGCCGCAGGCTATGGGCGAAATATCGCGCCGGCGAGATCGATGATGCCGAGATCGAGGCCGTCAACGGCCGCCTTGCGCCGTCGGTCGGTACCTGCATGGTGATGGGCACGGCGTCGACCATGGCCTGCATCACCGAGGCGCTCGGCCTGTCGCTGCCGATGAGCGCAACGATTCCGGCGCCGCATGCCGAGCGTTTCCGCTCGGCGGAGGCGAGCGGCCGGGTCGCGGCCGGCATGGCGAAGGCGAGGGGGCCGCGGCCGAGCGAGATCCTCAACCAGGCTTCGTTCCGCAACGCGCAGGTCGTGCTGCAGGCGATCGGCGGCTCGACCAACGGCCTGATCCACCTGACCGCGATCGCCAACCGCACCAGCCTTCGCATCGACCTCGAAGCCTTCGACAGGCTGGGCCGCGAGGTGCCTGTGCTGGTCGACCTCAAGCCATCGGGCGATCATTACATGGAGCATTTCCATCATGCGGGCGGCGTGCCGAAGCTGATGGCGCAGCTCGGCAACCTCATCGACCTCGACGCGAAAACCATCACCGGCCAGACGCTGCGCGAGGTCGTCGCGGCTGCTGAGGAGGTGCCGGGGCAGGATGCGATCCGCCCGCGCAACCATCCGATCAAGCCGGAAGGGGCGCTTGCCATCCTGCACGGCAATCTGGCGCCGCGCGGCGCGGTCATCAAGCAGTCGGCGGCGAGCGAGAGGCTGCTGCAGCACACCGGGCGCGCCGTGGTGTTCGAATCCGTCGAGGACATGACGCTGCGGGTCGATGACCCCGATCTCGACGTCACTGCCGATGACGTGCTGGTGCTGCGCAATGCGGGACCCAAGGGTGCGCCGGGGATGCCGGAAGCGGGCTATCTGCCGATCCCGAAGAAGCTCGCGCGCGCCGGGGTGAAGGACATGGTGCGCATTTCAGACGCGCGGATGAGCGGTACGGCCTTCGGCACCATCGTGCTGCATATCACGCCGGAAGCCGCGGTCGGCGGGCCGCTCGCGCTGGTCAAGACCGGCGACATGATCCGCCTCGATGTGGCGAAGCGCAGCATCGAGCTTTTGGTCGAGGCGAGCGAACTGGAGAAGCGCCGCGCGGCGCTGAAACCTGCGGCGACGCCTGACTGGGCGCGGCGCGGCTACGCGCAACTCTTCAACGAGTCGATCCTGCAGGCCGACGAAGGCTGCGACTTCGATTTTCTCCGCGAGCAGGGCAAGGGCTAG